One stretch of Prunus persica cultivar Lovell chromosome G1, Prunus_persica_NCBIv2, whole genome shotgun sequence DNA includes these proteins:
- the LOC18789016 gene encoding beta-glucosidase-like SFR2, chloroplastic, which yields MAVVALFVSATKLAGLLVTVTVAANAFSFSRFWKKNLRPFQSPIDESDETLADFNLGEWEDEFFFGLATAPAHVEDRLNDAWLQFAEEDPDDKSESQGELQTTDAITGSASGDGGSQPVSLSGKATKTDTKRKPLKIAMEAMIRGYEKYIEGDGGEEEEVEKPVPDEDCHHNVAAWHNVLHPEERLRFWSDPDTELKLAKDTGISVFRMGIDWSRIMPKEPLSGLKESVNYAALERYKWIINRVHSYGMKVMLTLFHHSLPPWAGEYGGWKMEKTVDYFMDFTKLVADSVSDMIDYWVTFNEPHVFCMLTYCAGAWPGGHPDMLEVATSALPTGVFQQAMHWMAIAHTKAYEYIHEQSSSSKPVVGVAHHVSFMRPYGLFDVAAVSLANSLTLYSYVDSISDKLDFIGINYYGQEVVCGAGLKQVATDEYSESGRGVYPDGLYRVLLQFHERYKHLNVPFMITENGVADETDLIRRPYLLEHLLAVYAAKIMGVPVLGYLFWTISDNWEWADGYGPKFGLVAVDRANSLARIPRPSYHLFTKVATTGKITQDDREGAWNELHKAARAQKTRPFYRQVNKQGLMYAGGLDEPIQRPFIQRDWRFGHYEMEGLQDPLSRFSRFILRPFSLIRKPKKHNSFSSKSKTKTPAAMEEYLL from the exons ATGGCGGTTGTAGCTCTGTTCGTGTCGGCGACGAAGCTCGCCGGACTGCTGGTTACGGTCACAGTTGCCGCCAatgctttctctttctcacGTTTCTGGAAGAAGAATCTGCGGCCGTTCCAATCGCCGATCGATGAGTCCGACGAGACTCTTGCGGACTTCAATCTCGGCG AATGGGAAGATGAGTTTTTCTTCGGGTTGGCAACAGCTCCAGCACACGTTGAAGACAGGCTAAATGATGCTTGGCTCCAGTTTGCAGAAGAAGATCCTGATGACAAATCAGAGTCACAGGGGGAACTGCAAACCACAGATGCTATAACGGGTTCTGCTAGTGGTGATGGTGGATCTCAGCCAGTTTCCTTATCAGGAAAAGCTACGAAAACAGATACAAAAAGGAAGCCTCTTAAGATAGCTATGGAAGCCATGATTAGAGGGTATGAGAAGTATATTGAAGGAGacggaggagaagaagaagaagtagaaAAACCTGTCCCAGACGAAGATTGCCATCATAATGTAGCTGCATGGCACAACGTTCTGCACCC AGAAGAGAGGCTAAGGTTTTGGTCTGATCCTGATACAGAACTAAAACTGGCTAAAGATACTGGCATCAGTGTCTTCCGAATGGGAATAGATTGGTCGCGAATTATGCCAAAAGAGCCGCTCAGTGGGTTAAAGGAAAGT GTTAATTATGCAGCATTGGAGCGATATAAGTGGATCATCAACAGGGTTCATTCATATGGAATGAAGGTGATGTTGACTCTGTTCCATCACTCATTGCCACCTTGGGCTGGCGAGTATGGAGGgtggaaaatggaaaaaacGGTTGATTATTTCATGGACTTTACAAA GCTTGTTGCTGACAGTGTATCAGATATGATAGACTATTGGGTAACATTTAATGAGCCTCATGTCTTCTGCATGCTTACTTATTGTGCGGGTGCTTGGCCTGGTGGTCATCCTGACATGCTGGAGGTTGCCACTTCTGCTCTACCAACTGGTGTTTTCCAACAGGCCATGCATTGGATGGCCATTGCACACACAAAGGCCTATGAATATATCCATGAACAAAG TTCCTCATCAAAACCAGTAGTTGGAGTGGCTCACCATGTCTCATTTATGCGACCTTATGGTCTCTTTGATGTTGCTGCTGTTTCACTGGCTAACTCGTTGACTCTGTACTCATATGTGGATAGTATTTCTGACAAGCTGGATTTTATAGGCATAAACTACTATGGACAG GAAGTGGTGTGCGGTGCTGGACTGAAGCAAGTAGCGACTGATGAGTATAGTGAATCTGGACGTGGGGTATATCCAGATGGCTTGTACCGCGTGCTGCTTCAGTTCCATGAAAGATATAAGCATCTAAATGTACCCTTCATGATTACTGAAAATGGGGTAGCCGATGAGACCGATTTGATCCGTCGGCCATATCTGCTAGAGCATTTGCTCGCTGTTTATGCAGCCAAGATCATG GGTGTACCTGTGCTTGGGTACCTGTTTTGGACTATTTCTGATAACTGGGAGTGGGCAGATGGGTATGGTCCCAAGTTTGGACTTGTTGCAGTTGATCGTGCCAATAGTCTTGCCCGGATTCCACGTCCTTCATACCATCTATTTACTAAG GTGGCGACAACGGGTAAAATTACACAGGATGACCGTGAAGGTGCGTGGAATGAGCTCCATAAAGCTGCTAGAGCACAAAAAACACGACCATTTTATCGGCAAGTTAATAAACAGGGTCTGATGTACGCAG gaggCCTCGATGAACCGATACAGCGACCCTTTATTCAAAGAGATTGGCGATTTGGTCACTATGAGATGGAAGGTCTTCAGGACCCCTTAAGTCGCTTCTCCAGATTCATTCTCCGGCCCTTCTCCCTCATAAGGAAACCTAAAAAACACAACTCGTTTTCCAGTAAGTCGAAAACTAAGACCCCTGCTGCAATGGAGGAGTATCTTTTGTGA